In the Magnolia sinica isolate HGM2019 chromosome 15, MsV1, whole genome shotgun sequence genome, one interval contains:
- the LOC131227840 gene encoding probable transmembrane ascorbate ferrireductase 3 encodes MALIQTTRIRVGSPATAVAAHLFGVIAVILMLVWVFHYRGGIDLDSQDSERVFNVHPFLMIFGFIFVIGEALIAYKTIPADHVGQKTCHSILNLIAFIIGVIGIYAVFKYHDRAQISDMYTLHSWLGITTICLFGLQWVFGFLSFWLPVTRGSARARIAPWHASFGVCIFVMAICTAEMGLAEKFIFSGLTGGNQANVINATGYMIFLFAVSVILTVV; translated from the exons ATGGCTCTCATACAGACGACCAGAATCCGGGTCGGGTCGCCGGCCACGGCCGTGGCCGCGCACTTGTTCGGTGTGATTGCAGTCATCCTCATGCTTGTGTGGGTGTTTCACTACCGTGGGGGCATTGATCTTGACTCTCAAGATTCAGAACGTGTTTTCAAT GTACACCCATTCCTCatgatttttggatttatttttgtCATAGGAGAAG CGTTGATAGCCTACAAGACGATCCCCGCCGACCACGTGGGCCAAAAAACATGTCACTCCATCCTCAACTTGATTGCCTTCATCATAGGGGTTATTGGAATCTATGCTGTCTTCAAGTATCACGATCGGGCCCAAATATCAGACATGTACACCTTGCATTCATGGCTAGGAATAACTACCATCTGCTTATTTGGATTACAG TGGGTGTTTGGGTTCCTCAGCTTCTGGTTGCCAGTAACTCGAGGCTCAGCAAGGGCTAGGATCGCTCCATGGCACGCCTCATTCGGTGTCTGTATCTTCGTGATGGCGATCTGTACGGCTGAGATGGGGTTGGCGGAAAAATTCATATTTTCTGGGCTAACGGGTGGAAATCAGGCCAACGTGATAAACGCCACAGGATACATGATCTTCCTCTTTGCGGTCTCCGTAATCCTAACCGTTGTTTGA